From the genome of Brachyhypopomus gauderio isolate BG-103 chromosome 20, BGAUD_0.2, whole genome shotgun sequence, one region includes:
- the LOC143484604 gene encoding mesothelin-like protein, whose translation MVCTLDSSYIQNSDPLIIEKLKNCGDLTASQVTGCTAGEITEATIADPSFPIGYDSTQFDLCLNVTTLTSNVAAITQKVVDIGMERVILNKLNQAYPSGLGDSVLQLLGSTSRVASVSEISSWTITTIDTLSSLMNPDDGTWTSEQSNAIIMVYLSVAGQTLGSAELNAIGSNLCSLNVNLLNTITSDSLSNVNSMNVSSCSIDQKTALYNIAKISFNSERSNVSDYFLLIKSYLGGAPLMDIQALAALNIQMDINTFIGINPNVIMVLSISTVRDLLGVNLPDLKLFENTTVIKSWEEQQYQSQLDTLGIGLTGGKPDHHRTFYYRFYHK comes from the exons GATGTACTGCAGGTGAAATCACAGAAGCAACCATTGCAGATCCATCATTCCCTATCGGCTACGATTCAACCCAGTTTGATCTGTGTCTGAATGTAACCACGCTAACAAGTAACGTGGCAGCTATCACTCAGAAAGTGGTGGATATTGGCATGGAGAGGGTCATTCTGAACAAACTAAACCAG gcATATCCCTCAGGCCTTGGGGACAGTGTGCTTCAGCTACTGGGCTCCACGTCTCGTGTGGCCAGCGTCAGTGAAATCAGCAGTTGGACCATCACCACGATCGACACACTGTCCTCTTTAATGAATCCAGATGATGGAACCTGGACTTCAGAGCAA agTAATGCTATAATTATGGTATATCTAAGTGTGGCTGGTCAAACTCTGGGATCTGCTGAATTAAATGCAATCGGCTCCAATCTCTGTTCTTTGAATGTCAACTTACTTAACACCATCACTTCTGATAGCCTGAG CAACGTAAACTCTATGAATGTTTCATCGTGCTCCATCGATCAGAAAACAGCTCTATACAACATCGCCAAAATCTCATTTAACTCTGAACGCAGCAATGTCTCAGACTACTTCCTGCTCATCAAATCTTACCtgg GTGGAGCTCCTCTCATGGACATACAGGCACTTGCTGCTTTGAACATTCAAATGGATATTAACACCTTCATTGGAATTAACCCCAATGTTATCATG gtcCTGAGTATCAGTACAGTTCGTGATCTACTGGGGGTCAATCTTCCAGACCTAAAGCTGTTTGAGAACACAACAGTGATCAAGTCCTGGGAGGAGCAACAGTACCAGTCTCAACTGGACACCCTGGGTATTGGACTGACTGGAGGAAAGCCAGAC caccaccgcACCTTCTACTACAGATTCTATCACAAGTAA